In Felis catus isolate Fca126 chromosome A2, F.catus_Fca126_mat1.0, whole genome shotgun sequence, the following proteins share a genomic window:
- the ASIC3 gene encoding LOW QUALITY PROTEIN: acid-sensing ion channel 3 (The sequence of the model RefSeq protein was modified relative to this genomic sequence to represent the inferred CDS: deleted 1 base in 1 codon) gives MKPHPGPEEARRPASDIRVFASSCTMHGLGHVFGPGGLTPRRGLWAAAVLLSLAAFLYQVAERVRYYGEFHHETALDERESHRLTFPAITLCNINPLRRSRLTPNDLHWAGPALLGVEPAEHAAFLRALGRPPAPPGFMPSPTFDMARLYARAGHALEEMLLDCRYRGWPCGPENFTVIFTRMGQCYTFNSGADGAELLTTPKGGMGNGLEIMLDVQQDEYLPVWRDMEETPFEVGVRVQIHSQEEPPTIDQLGFGAAPGYQTFVSCQQQRLSFLPPPWGDCSSAPLDPDFEPEPSGPLGPPSPSPGPQAPYSLMGCRLACEARYVARKCGCRMMHMPGGAPVCSPQQYKDCADPALDAMLRKDACTCPNPCASTRYAKELSMVRIPSRAAARYLARKHNRSEAYIVENVLVLDIFFEALNYETVEQKKAYEVSELLGDIGGQMGLFIGASLLTILEILDYLCEVFQDRVLGYFWNRKHSQRHSSTNLLQEGLGSHGTQVPHLSLGPRPPTPPCAVTKTLSASHRTCYLVTRL, from the exons ATGAAGCCCCATCCTGGGCCAGAGGAGGCCCGGCGGCCAGCTTCGGACATCCGCGTGTTCGCCAGCAGCTGCACGATGCATGGGCTGGGCCACGTCTTCGGCCCTGGGGGCCTGACGCCTCGCCGAGGGCTCTGGGCCGCAGCCGTGCTCCTGTCGCTGGCCGCCTTCCTCTACCAGGTGGCTGAGAGGGTGCGCTACTACGGGGAGTTCCACCATGAGACAGCCCTGGACGAGCGCGAAAGCCACCGGCTCACCTTCCCCGCCATCACCCTGTGCAACATCAACCCACTGCGCCGCTCACGCCTCACGCCCAACGACCTGCACTGGGCTGGGCCCGCGCTGCTGGGCGTGGAGCCCGCTGAGCATGCCGCCTTCCTGCGCGCCCTGGGccggccccccgcg ccccccggCTTCATGCCCAGTCCCACCTTCGACATGGCTCGACTGTACGCCAGGGCCGGACACGCCCTGGAGGAAATGCTGCTGGATTGCCGCTACCGAGGCTGGCCGTGCGGTCCTGAGAACTTCACCGTG ATCTTCACCCGGATGGGTCAGTGCTACACCTTTAACTCCGGCGCGGATGGGGCAGAGCTGCTCACCACTCCCAAGGGCGGCATGGGCAACGGGCTGGAGATCATGCTGGATGTGCAGCAGGATGAGTATCTGCCCGTGTGGAGGGACATGG AGGAGACCCCGTTCGAGGTGGGGGTCCGAGTGCAGATCCACAGCCAGGAGGAGCCGCCCACCATCGACCAGCTGGGCTTCGGGGCAGCCCCCGGCTACCAGACCTTCGTGTCCTGCCAGCAACAGCGA CTGAGCTTCCTGCCACCACCCTGGGGTGACTGCAGCTCCGCACCTCTGGACCCCGACTTTGAGCCGGAACCTTCTGGTCCCCTAGgtcctcccagccccagcccaggcccccaaGCCCCCTATAGTCTGATGGGGTGTCGCCTGGCCTGTGAGGCCCGCTATGTGGCTCGGAAGTGTGGCTGCCGAATGATGCATATGCCAG GCGGGGCGCCAGTGTGCAGCCCCCAGCAATACAAGGACTGCGCGGACCCGGCGCTGG ACGCCATGCTGCGGAAGGACGCGTGCACCTGCCCCAACCCCTGCGCCAGCACGCGCTACGCCAAGGAGCTCTCCATGGTGCGGATCCCGAGCCGCGCCGCCGCCCGCTACCTGGCCCGGAAACACAACCGCAGCGAGGCCTACATCGT AGAGAACGTGCTCGTGCTGGACATCTTCTTTGAGGCCCTCAACTATGAGACCGTGGAGCAGAAAAAGGCCTATGAAGTGTCAGAACTgctcg GCGACATTGGGGGCCAGATGGGGCTGTTCATCGGGGCCAGCCTGCTCACCATCCTTGAGATCCTGGACTACCTCTGTGAG GTGTTCCAAGACAGGGTCCTGGGATACTTCTGGAACCGGAAGCACTCCCAAAGGCACTCTAGCACCAATCTG ctTCAGGAAGGGCTGGGCAGCCATGGAACCCAAGTTCCCCACCTCAGCCTGGGCCCCAG gccccccacccctccctgtgcCGTCACCAAGACTCTGTCTGCCTCCCACCGCACCTGCTACCTCGTCACACGGCTCTAG